The nucleotide window TCTTCGTGTCCTCGGGGTCGTGGAGGTGGTACTGGTAGTGCGGCGAGTGCTCCGGCTTCTCGATCACGAAGTCCTGGAAGCTCGGCCCGCCGGCGGTGAGGTCGAGCTTTCCGGCGGCTGCAAGGATCGAGTCGCGAACGGCCTCCGCTTCGAGCTTCCGCCGGTTCTGGCGCCAGAGGTAGCGGTTGTCGGCGTCGGCCTTCGTGTTCGCCTCATTCGAACCAGAAACCTGCTTGTAGGTTTGGCTCGTGACGATCAACTTGTGGAGCTTTTTCAGCGACTGGTGCTCGCGCAGCTCGCTGGCGAGGTAATCGAGCAGTTCGGAATGCGTGGGGAGTTGCCCCATTTTGCCGAAGTCGTTCGGCGTGTCCACGATCCCGCGGCCGAAGTGGTACTGCCACACGCGGTTCGCCATCACCCGCCAGGTGAGCGGGTTGTTCGCGTCCGTCAGCCACCGCGCCAGCGCCGCCCGCCGTTCGCCCTCGCCGTGACCGGTAGGCAAGGCGAAGTGCGCGTTCGCACCGGGAACGGCTCCGATCGCCCCGGGCGCCACTTCTTTTCCAGGCTTGGTCACGTCGCCGCGAGCGAGCACGTGAATCGGCCGCGGCTTGCCGCCACTCGCCCCGGTGCCCACGAACGTGCCGCTGCCGGTGTGGACCGCGCCGACGTATGCCACCCGGCGGGCGGCCCGGAGCGCGCCGAGTTCGGCGTCGATCGCGGCGATGTCGGCCCCCAGCTCGCCGAGCCGGGCGGCTTCCTTCTCCCCGAGCGCGGCGCGCAGCAGCGTGTCGCGCCGCTCGGCGAGCCGGGCGCGCTCCCCGGCGTTGAACGCCGGCCCCGGAGCGGCCAGCCCGTCGGTCAGGTTCGACTTCCGCCACCGCACCGGCGCCTCGGTGCTGTCGAGCGCGGTCACCGGGCGACCGCGGGCGAGGTTCTTGCCCGCGGCGTCGAAGGCTTCAAGTTCGGCCAGTGCGAGGACGTAGTCGTTCTGTCGCGGCGCGAGCTTGGTCGCCGTCACGCGGACGTATCGGCCCGTTCGGGCACCGGCCGTCGCGCGGTACGGCGCCATACCGGGGGGCGGGAAATCCTTCCCGGTTTCGTCGGCTAAAACTGTGCTCGTGTTGAACGCCGGATCGTCGCTCAGTTCGATCCGGAACCGGACCGGGAACCCGAACCCGGCGCCGATGCCGTTGAAGTCGTCGTGACACGGCCTCAGCACAACACGGTCCAGTTTCTGACTCGCGCCGAGATCGACCTGAACCCACTTTACCGCGTCCTGCTTGGTCGCGATCGCCGAATGGTAGCCGAACTCCGGCGGCTTGGATGCGGGGGCCGGGCGGGCCGCGTCGGCGATCTGCTTCTCGATCGCGGCGAGGTCGGCCCCGGCCTTGTTCCGGGCCGCAGTTTCGAGTGCGGCCCGTGTGGCCGTCGCGGCCTTCTTGCGCCCCTCCAGCTCCGCGCGCCGGGTGGCAACCTTCGGGTCCGCATCGTAAGCGCGGTCGGTGCGGTCGAGGGCCGCGAACACCGCTTGCAGCTTGTAGTAATCCTCCTGCGTGATCGGGTCGAACTTGTGGTTGTGGCACTGGGCGCAGTGGACCGTCAGCCCCATGAACGTGCCGACCGTGTTCGCGACCATGTCGTCCCGGTCGAGGTGGCGTGCGATCTTGCCATCGACCTTCGACTCAGGCACCTCGGCGTGGCCGATGAGGTCCCACGGCCCGGCCGCCAGGAACCCCAGCGCCTCGATCCCGTCAACGGTGCCGGGGTACAGCACGTCGCCGGCGACCTGTTCCGTCACGAACCGGCCGTAGGGCTTGTCGGTGTTGAGCGCGCGGATGACGTAGTCGCGGTACGGCCAGGCGTTCGGGCGCGGCTTGTCCTTGTCGTACCCGTGCGTCTCACCAAAGTGGACCACGTCGAGCCAGTGTCGCGCCCAGCGCTCGCCGTACTGCGGTGACGCGAGCAGTTTGTCCACGAGCCGCTCGTAAACGTCCGGGGCCGTGCTCGCGACGAACGCGTCCACCTCCTCCGGCGCCGGCGGCAGGCCGATGAGGTCGAAGTACAGCCGCCGGATCAGCGTGCGCCGGTCGGCCTCGGGTGAGGGCGCGAGCCCCTTCTCCCGGAGCTTCGCGCGGACGAACGCATCAACGGGATGCTCCTTCTCAGCGCCGGGAACGGCGGGCCGCTTGAGCGGCCGAAGGCTCCACCAGTCGAGCGGGTTCGCGGCGGCCGAGCCGTCGTCGGGCCACTTCGCGCCGTCGTCGATCCACCGCTTCAGCACGGCGACTTCGGCCGCACTCAACCCCGCTCCCTTCGGGGGCATCCGGGTGTCGGCGTCGGTGCTCGTGACGAGTTTGAGGATGTGACTGTCGGCGGATTTGCCGGGTTGGATAGCCTTGCCGGAATCGCCGCCGGCGAGGGCGTCGGCCTTGCGGTCCAGCCGGAACCCGCCTTTTTGCTTTTCGGCCCCGTGGCACGACGCGCAGTGTTTGGCAAAGATCGGTTTGACATCCCGCTCAAAAACGACCGGTTCCGGCGGGGCTGCGGGGGCGCCGGTTCGTACCGCGAGCAGTACGATCCCGAGCGCGAACGGGAGGGAGAGGTGCATCGGCATGAGGCGGGACTCCGGACGGCCGGACACAGGCGGGATTCGCTGAGCGTACCCGAACCGAGGCGGCAACGCCAGCGTTGCCGCCCCGGTTCGGGCACACGTCGGAAGTCAAAAAGAACGAGGGGCGGGAGCGCGTCGTCGCGCGTAACTCGGGCTCCAGTCGTTTCCAGTTGATCACAAGTATGCGCCACCCGCCTGCTGACGCAGGCGGTTCGACAGACCCCGGTCGAACCGCCTGCGTCAGCAGGCGGGTGTAGCCTCCGCGTACTCGGGTCTCACGCCCGGTCGCCAAGGCCGCGCGAACTTGAACTACTGGAGTCACTTTTCCGGCGGCAGGCGCTTGATCTGGTCGTTGACGATCTTCTCCCGCTCCTTGATCGCGAACCGCAGCCGGTTCACCTGGTTCTTGTAGTCGCGGGCCGCGCCGCGATCGACCGTGGCCAGCGCCGGCTGCACGACGGCTTCCAGTTCGTCGAGCCGGCGGATGAGGGCCACCGGGTTGTAGATCTTCTTGTCCATGATCTCGCGGAGCCGGGCGAGGTAGCGCTTCTTGCCCTCCTTCGTGTTCATCAGCTCGCGGGCCACGCCGCCGCCCCAGTCCGGCATGATCGGCCAGTTGATGTCGTGGAACATCTGGTCCATCCCGGACGGGATGAAGGTGATCTTGTTCGTCTTCGGGTCGTGGTAAATGCGGTAGTTGTTGCACTTCGACGGGTACCCGTCCCAGTCCGAGGTGATCATCTCGATCACCATGTAGCTGATGAACCGGTCAAGGTCGAGGAGCTTTTCCAGCTTCTCGAACCGCTTCCGCTCGTTCGGCTCGCGCACCGCCGCCCACAGCGCCTTCAGGTCGGCGTGGTCCTTCACGTCGCCCTTGCCGGGGTTCACCTCCAGCGGCTGGTCGATCTCGCGCAGGAACCCGCCGTCGTAGAAGTTGCCGTTGCTGCTCCCGAAGTTCTCTTTGAGGAACGTCTTGTCGTACCCCTCTTTGATGTAGTAGAGCCCGCGGCTGCGGCCGTTGAGCGTGAGCTTCGCGAAGCTGATCCGGGAGGCCGGCACGCCCGCGGCGCGGAACATCTCGCCGCAGATCAGCTCCGACAGGAAGCTCGGGTCCTGCGCCGAGTTCGCGAGGTGGAGCTTCTCCATCCCGCGGTACCGCTGCGCGTC belongs to Gemmata obscuriglobus and includes:
- a CDS encoding DUF1553 domain-containing protein, with amino-acid sequence MPMHLSLPFALGIVLLAVRTGAPAAPPEPVVFERDVKPIFAKHCASCHGAEKQKGGFRLDRKADALAGGDSGKAIQPGKSADSHILKLVTSTDADTRMPPKGAGLSAAEVAVLKRWIDDGAKWPDDGSAAANPLDWWSLRPLKRPAVPGAEKEHPVDAFVRAKLREKGLAPSPEADRRTLIRRLYFDLIGLPPAPEEVDAFVASTAPDVYERLVDKLLASPQYGERWARHWLDVVHFGETHGYDKDKPRPNAWPYRDYVIRALNTDKPYGRFVTEQVAGDVLYPGTVDGIEALGFLAAGPWDLIGHAEVPESKVDGKIARHLDRDDMVANTVGTFMGLTVHCAQCHNHKFDPITQEDYYKLQAVFAALDRTDRAYDADPKVATRRAELEGRKKAATATRAALETAARNKAGADLAAIEKQIADAARPAPASKPPEFGYHSAIATKQDAVKWVQVDLGASQKLDRVVLRPCHDDFNGIGAGFGFPVRFRIELSDDPAFNTSTVLADETGKDFPPPGMAPYRATAGARTGRYVRVTATKLAPRQNDYVLALAELEAFDAAGKNLARGRPVTALDSTEAPVRWRKSNLTDGLAAPGPAFNAGERARLAERRDTLLRAALGEKEAARLGELGADIAAIDAELGALRAARRVAYVGAVHTGSGTFVGTGASGGKPRPIHVLARGDVTKPGKEVAPGAIGAVPGANAHFALPTGHGEGERRAALARWLTDANNPLTWRVMANRVWQYHFGRGIVDTPNDFGKMGQLPTHSELLDYLASELREHQSLKKLHKLIVTSQTYKQVSGSNEANTKADADNRYLWRQNRRKLEAEAVRDSILAAAGKLDLTAGGPSFQDFVIEKPEHSPHYQYHLHDPEDTKTHRRAVYRFVVRSKQQPFMAALDCADPSLAVEKRNETLTPQQALALLNNRLSVAMAKHFAARVEKLGATDAERMTAAFRLALGRAPTAAERDALAGYAKEHGLANACRVVLNLNEFVFVD
- a CDS encoding CotH kinase family protein, which encodes MKRIISAVVLGACALAVAHAPAAEVPPAPRVITDRDALFRKPQVLDLVITLDKKETEALQRDPRKYVKCLLKDGKDEYVDVGIHLKGAAGSYRDFNDKPGLTLNVDKFTDAQRYRGMEKLHLANSAQDPSFLSELICGEMFRAAGVPASRISFAKLTLNGRSRGLYYIKEGYDKTFLKENFGSSNGNFYDGGFLREIDQPLEVNPGKGDVKDHADLKALWAAVREPNERKRFEKLEKLLDLDRFISYMVIEMITSDWDGYPSKCNNYRIYHDPKTNKITFIPSGMDQMFHDINWPIMPDWGGGVARELMNTKEGKKRYLARLREIMDKKIYNPVALIRRLDELEAVVQPALATVDRGAARDYKNQVNRLRFAIKEREKIVNDQIKRLPPEK